In Hemicordylus capensis ecotype Gifberg chromosome 3, rHemCap1.1.pri, whole genome shotgun sequence, one DNA window encodes the following:
- the LOC128348982 gene encoding olfactory receptor 52P1-like has product MAPANLTHSLPSTFLLQGIPGLEAHHVWLSVPVCTIYVVIIAGNCTILWVVATEPALHRPMCYLLCMLAAIDLAASTTTLPKMLCIFWFQGGEIQAGACLAQMFFIHALCMMESAVLLAMALDRYVAICFPLRYNSLFTGSLVAKMGVAGVVRGTLLMAPCPFLIQRLSYCRANIIHHTYCEHMAVVKLACGDTSINRTYGLAVALLVIGGDLLGIGLSYSFIVRAVLRLSSHEARLKAFGTCGSHISVILISYSPALFSFFTHRFGHSVAPHVHILLANLYLLFPPMLNPIVYGVRTKEIRQRVLRVFLPGRGDAKPRRG; this is encoded by the coding sequence ATGGCGCCCGCCAACCTGACCCACTCCTTGCCCTCCACATTCCTGCTGCAAGGCATCCCCGGACTGGAAGCCCACCACGTGTGGCTCTCTGTGCCCGTGTGCACCATCTACGTGGTGATCATTGCTGGGAACTGCACCATTCTCTGGGTGGTCGCCACAGAGCCAGCCCTGCACAGACCCATGTGCTACCTCCTCTGCATGCTTGCGGCCATCGACttggctgcctccaccaccaccttgccCAAGATGCTCTGCATCTTCTGGTTCCAGGGTGGGGAGATCCAGGCTGGTGCCTGCCTGGCCCAGATGTTCTTCATCCACGCTTTGTGCATGATGGAGTCAGCTGTGCTGCTGGCCATGGCACTGGACCGATACGTGGCCATCTGCTTCCCCCTCCGATACAACTCTTTGTTCACGGGGTCGCTTGTGGCCAAGATGGGTGTGGCTGGAGTTGTCCGAGGAACGCTGCTCATGGCACCTTGTCCTTTCCTGATTCAAAGGCTGTCCTACTGCCGGGCAAACATCATCCATCATACGTACTGCGAGCACATGGCGGTGGTGAAGCTGGCCTGTGGGGACACCAGTATCAACCGCACCTATGGGTTGGCCGTGGCCCTGCTAGTCATTGGAGGGGATCTGCTAGGCATTGGCCTTTCCTACTCCTTCATTGTCCGTGCGGTGCTGCgcctctcctcccatgaggcgaGGCTCAAGGCCTTTGGGACCTGTGGCTCCCACATCAGCGTCATCCTCATTTCTTACAGCCCTgccctcttctccttcttcactCACCGCTTTGGCCACAGCGTGGCTCCTCATGTCCACATCCTACTGGCCAACCTCTACCTGCTCTTTCCTCCCATGCTGAACCCCATCGTGTATGGAGTGAGGACCAAGGAGATCCGCCAACGGGTCCTCAGAGTCTTTCTGCCAGGCAGAGGTGATGCCAAACCCAGGCGTGGCTGA